One Myxococcaceae bacterium JPH2 DNA window includes the following coding sequences:
- a CDS encoding extensin-like protein: MKKAFEQNVSRAKPRLRLGALTGAFDPVEPQAAMPEPEVAAVLPPPVAEAPDLSAEVRARIERNRAPRPTAAEAMEAALRAPAVPSALLTRPAEPAPAPTMPAPVAHALSALVSPPAESWEVPETPWQEPVAVAPTWEREAAPAREMAVTYASPPPSMAAEPEPAPMAFAEPAPRAFAAPAPPWAAAEALPVVSAPPAVHEVAPMMTFAPAQTAVTSRVETVARTEAPPAEVEVQQPAAPREEALDADSRRERLKARLKAVRENPRPEPLPATVAEAGQRAVERITTLQAELTRVKSLNLTLTQDLEATRRQAEKATEEARLRMDEARRLSSEMEGRVKLLADLERELAALEGERDEALLSLQESRQALQAAAKEHESLEVEVVRGKQALADSLAEEERLASELEGAKDESASLRRAVETLQGERDVLAQQVASLTSERAELLEARKALEAVHRALSQAASR, encoded by the coding sequence ATGAAGAAAGCCTTCGAACAGAACGTGTCCCGCGCCAAGCCGCGCCTCCGCCTGGGGGCGCTGACCGGCGCGTTCGACCCGGTGGAGCCCCAGGCCGCGATGCCCGAGCCCGAGGTCGCCGCGGTCCTTCCGCCGCCCGTGGCCGAGGCGCCGGACCTCTCCGCCGAGGTGCGCGCGCGCATCGAGCGCAACCGCGCCCCGCGCCCCACCGCCGCCGAGGCGATGGAGGCCGCCCTGCGCGCGCCGGCCGTGCCCTCTGCCCTGCTGACTCGGCCCGCCGAGCCCGCCCCCGCGCCGACCATGCCCGCGCCCGTGGCCCACGCGCTGTCCGCGCTGGTGTCCCCGCCCGCCGAGTCGTGGGAGGTCCCCGAGACGCCGTGGCAGGAGCCCGTCGCCGTCGCGCCCACCTGGGAGCGCGAGGCCGCGCCGGCACGGGAGATGGCGGTGACGTACGCGTCGCCGCCGCCCTCGATGGCGGCCGAGCCCGAGCCCGCTCCGATGGCGTTCGCCGAGCCGGCTCCCAGGGCGTTCGCCGCGCCCGCCCCGCCGTGGGCCGCCGCTGAAGCGCTTCCGGTCGTCTCCGCCCCGCCCGCCGTCCACGAGGTTGCGCCCATGATGACCTTCGCTCCCGCGCAAACCGCTGTGACCTCCCGTGTCGAGACGGTGGCCCGGACGGAGGCGCCGCCCGCGGAGGTGGAAGTGCAGCAGCCCGCCGCGCCGCGCGAGGAGGCCCTGGACGCGGACTCCCGGCGTGAGCGGCTCAAGGCCCGCCTCAAGGCGGTGCGCGAGAACCCGCGCCCGGAGCCGCTGCCCGCCACGGTGGCGGAGGCTGGCCAGCGCGCGGTGGAGCGCATCACCACCCTCCAGGCCGAGCTGACGCGGGTGAAGTCCCTCAACCTCACCCTCACGCAGGACCTGGAGGCCACGCGGCGTCAGGCCGAGAAGGCCACCGAGGAAGCCCGCCTGCGCATGGACGAGGCGCGCCGGCTGTCCTCGGAGATGGAAGGCCGCGTGAAGCTGCTGGCCGACCTGGAGCGCGAGCTGGCGGCGCTGGAGGGCGAGCGCGACGAGGCGCTGCTGTCCCTCCAGGAGTCGCGTCAGGCGCTCCAGGCCGCGGCGAAGGAGCACGAGAGCCTGGAGGTCGAGGTGGTCCGCGGCAAGCAGGCCCTGGCGGACAGCCTCGCGGAGGAGGAGCGCCTCGCCTCGGAGCTGGAGGGCGCCAAGGACGAGTCCGCTTCCCTGCGCCGCGCCGTGGAGACGCTCCAGGGTGAGCGCGACGTGCTGGCGCAGCAGGTGGCCTCGCTCACCTCCGAGCGCGCCGAGCTGCTCGAGGCCCGCAAGGCGCTGGAGGCCGTGCACCGGGCGCTCAGCCAGGCCGCCTCGCGCTGA
- a CDS encoding RNA polymerase sigma factor, whose protein sequence is MTAPEPTSQPVPRVESEPPSSEVQDRRWFDAFIRQHETLLRTRGMQLAGNTSDVNDILQDTYERAWRHREQLKTQSDARAWLLRVQRNLFFDRHRLKLRERRAGVSAEDVQEVVAAPTPEDEPLWAKFGTAEVREALEKIPEEFRTVFRMKEIEGRSYIEIADHLGLNKNTVGTRLARARTKMKELLAPQPPETE, encoded by the coding sequence TTGACTGCTCCCGAACCGACCAGCCAGCCTGTGCCCCGCGTGGAGAGCGAGCCCCCTTCATCGGAAGTGCAGGACCGCCGCTGGTTCGACGCCTTCATTCGCCAGCACGAGACCCTGCTGCGCACGCGGGGCATGCAGCTCGCCGGGAACACCTCGGACGTCAACGACATCCTCCAGGACACCTACGAGCGCGCCTGGCGTCACCGCGAGCAATTGAAGACGCAGAGTGACGCGCGCGCCTGGCTGCTGCGCGTCCAGCGCAACCTCTTCTTCGACAGGCACCGCCTCAAGCTGCGCGAGCGCCGGGCCGGGGTGTCCGCGGAGGACGTGCAGGAAGTGGTCGCCGCGCCGACTCCCGAGGACGAGCCCTTGTGGGCGAAGTTCGGCACCGCCGAGGTTCGCGAGGCGCTGGAGAAGATTCCTGAGGAGTTCCGCACGGTGTTCCGGATGAAGGAAATCGAAGGGCGCTCGTACATCGAGATTGCCGACCACCTGGGTCTCAACAAGAACACGGTGGGAACGCGCCTCGCCCGGGCGCGGACCAAGATGAAGGAACTGTTGGCTCCCCAGCCTCCGGAGACCGAGTAG
- a CDS encoding SH3 domain-containing protein, translated as MRMRMKAGVVLLALGAPALALAVSPGGALYVKAKNTRVMKSPSPTADAVVVLQPGQQVVWNGAEPSNKQWHKVTAPGGKQGFVFQTNLSTTPPRMELVAKDGNARQVDPAAFVASGAAVKALSPGAEQYSKEKGGDYAQSAEQLKQLEKLARDIKPAAIARHVADAELFPVVGGSEVAGASGNPAAKKKGGAR; from the coding sequence ATGCGGATGCGAATGAAAGCAGGCGTGGTGCTGCTGGCGCTGGGGGCGCCCGCGCTCGCGCTGGCGGTGAGTCCCGGCGGCGCGTTGTACGTGAAGGCGAAGAACACACGGGTGATGAAGAGCCCGTCGCCCACGGCCGACGCGGTGGTGGTGCTCCAGCCCGGACAGCAGGTGGTGTGGAACGGCGCGGAGCCCTCCAACAAGCAGTGGCACAAGGTGACGGCGCCGGGCGGCAAGCAGGGCTTCGTCTTCCAGACGAACCTGTCCACCACGCCGCCGCGCATGGAGCTGGTGGCCAAGGACGGCAACGCGCGACAGGTGGACCCCGCGGCGTTCGTCGCCAGCGGCGCGGCGGTGAAGGCGCTGAGCCCCGGCGCCGAGCAGTACAGCAAGGAGAAGGGCGGCGACTACGCCCAGTCCGCCGAGCAGCTCAAGCAACTGGAGAAGCTGGCGCGCGACATCAAGCCCGCGGCCATCGCCAGGCACGTGGCGGACGCGGAGCTGTTCCCCGTGGTGGGCGGCAGCGAGGTCGCCGGAGCGTCGGGCAACCCGGCCGCGAAGAAGAAGGGAGGTGCGCGATGA
- a CDS encoding M48 family metalloprotease, protein MNRRLSVIAAASLGWASAGCANIALNSSALSSGSALANRVAENTVKAGHDVRKCNALNVEPTVKEEYALGGAVAVHWVQRGGGLLLQGSGDPAVNVYLNTVGKNLAAQSDRPTLEWTFGVLADSKNFTALSSPGGYVFVTHRLLAGVENEAELAGVLAHEIAHIVLKHAIHQYTGSKVSLCKTLAVGNAVGGTVLSPAAVNLLVSGGDHGTLDLDGNTGLLGKLAEKTIDALDKGNSRDEELEADRMAAQLMMSAGYDPQSFMSLIRRTSEAGGVFANHPKRDERLKNLASYLETVRAAEGKQEFAGLTTQGLKSPALPREVTAQQGSVARDTK, encoded by the coding sequence ATGAACCGCCGCCTGTCTGTCATTGCCGCGGCGAGCCTCGGCTGGGCCTCCGCCGGCTGCGCCAACATCGCGCTGAATTCGAGCGCCCTGTCGAGCGGCTCCGCGCTCGCGAACCGCGTGGCGGAGAACACCGTCAAGGCGGGGCACGACGTGAGGAAGTGCAACGCGCTCAACGTGGAGCCCACCGTGAAGGAGGAGTACGCGCTGGGCGGCGCGGTGGCCGTGCACTGGGTGCAGCGCGGCGGCGGACTGCTGCTCCAAGGCAGCGGCGACCCCGCGGTGAACGTCTACCTCAACACCGTGGGGAAGAACCTCGCGGCGCAGTCGGACCGTCCCACGTTGGAGTGGACCTTCGGCGTGCTGGCGGACTCGAAGAACTTCACCGCGCTGTCCTCGCCCGGTGGCTACGTCTTCGTCACGCACCGGCTCCTCGCAGGCGTGGAGAACGAGGCCGAGCTGGCCGGTGTGCTCGCGCACGAGATTGCTCACATCGTGCTCAAGCACGCCATCCACCAGTACACGGGCTCGAAGGTGAGCCTGTGCAAGACGCTCGCGGTGGGCAACGCGGTGGGCGGCACGGTGCTGTCGCCAGCCGCGGTGAACCTGCTGGTGTCCGGCGGCGACCACGGCACCCTGGACCTGGATGGGAACACGGGCCTCCTGGGCAAGCTGGCCGAGAAGACCATCGACGCGCTCGACAAGGGCAACAGCCGCGACGAGGAGCTGGAGGCGGACCGCATGGCCGCGCAGCTCATGATGTCCGCGGGCTATGACCCGCAGTCCTTCATGAGCCTCATCCGGCGCACGTCCGAGGCCGGCGGCGTCTTCGCCAACCACCCCAAGCGCGACGAGCGACTGAAGAACCTCGCCAGCTACCTGGAGACGGTCCGCGCGGCGGAAGGAAAGCAGGAGTTCGCGGGCCTCACCACGCAGGGGCTCAAGAGCCCGGCCCTGCCCCGCGAGGTCACCGCCCAGCAGGGCAGCGTCGCGCGGGATACGAAGTAG
- a CDS encoding CHASE2 domain-containing protein — MLGVALGVTLVAALCGWRGLLDDAEHSAYDKALTTYTRAPGPSSRVVVVAIDQSSLDEMGRDEQYRRNFGIWPFSRNLWARVVEELKARGARAVLFDAVMQEASTDEAMDLSFAQVLRDTHLPFYLGLSTNGSALPLPRADASAPHPVANNPAPTESAPVQAVPSGEEEFTDAPEAATPTVTPEELARALAFPAHRDDARLLPTLEYVASDGARRMRYPVPPIPALVGAASGFGLVDTEVDADGFMRRTRFAYTDGTNTYATLPTRLAADLLGAKDVQLSGRTLTIGERHFRVDSDGSAAIDYGGALHERFQLVRLVDVLEDWARRQQGQPSRLPADTFTGKVVVLGGTALGVNDIKATPFSAAEPGLVKQAAVVDALLGGAFITRAAPWVDLTVTFLVALVSAVLLMTARWTPLEVLWPVAIFFGLHLVTGLFLRTAHTHVLTAMPSLAGVGASVGALAFNHLLANREAEFIRQTFSRFMDARLVDQMLKGQQLPRLDGENKEITAFFSDIRGFSTFSERFKEDPRALARILNTYLTRVTNALLREGACLDKYIGDAVVCLFGAPMAQADHAVRACRGALAAKAEVDALREEFRAKGLPDVYTRIGVNSAVNFVGNFGSEQHFSYTAIGDGMNLAARLEGANKAYGSLIMIGPRTYELAREHIEVRELDRVRVAGKTEAVTVYELLALKGGLSARTRHTVERYHAALALYREARFADAASALEALRREDPDDGPTKALLERCHEYLENPPAVFDGVANLEK, encoded by the coding sequence ATGCTGGGGGTCGCCCTGGGCGTCACGCTCGTGGCGGCGCTGTGCGGGTGGCGCGGGCTGTTGGATGACGCCGAGCACAGCGCCTACGACAAGGCGCTCACCACGTACACCCGCGCGCCCGGCCCGTCCTCGCGCGTGGTGGTGGTGGCCATCGACCAGTCGAGCCTGGACGAGATGGGCCGCGACGAGCAGTACCGCCGCAACTTCGGCATCTGGCCCTTCAGCCGCAACCTGTGGGCGCGCGTGGTGGAGGAGCTGAAGGCCCGCGGCGCACGCGCGGTCCTCTTCGACGCGGTGATGCAGGAGGCCTCCACCGACGAGGCCATGGACCTGTCGTTCGCCCAGGTGCTGCGCGACACGCACCTGCCCTTCTACCTGGGGCTCTCCACCAACGGCTCGGCGCTCCCGCTGCCGCGCGCGGACGCCTCGGCGCCCCACCCCGTCGCGAACAACCCCGCCCCCACCGAGTCCGCGCCCGTCCAGGCCGTGCCCTCCGGCGAGGAGGAGTTCACCGACGCGCCCGAGGCCGCGACGCCCACGGTGACGCCCGAGGAGCTGGCCCGAGCCCTGGCCTTCCCGGCGCATCGCGACGACGCGCGGCTCCTGCCCACGCTGGAGTACGTGGCCAGCGATGGGGCTCGGCGCATGCGCTACCCCGTCCCCCCCATCCCCGCCCTGGTCGGCGCGGCGAGCGGCTTCGGCCTGGTGGACACGGAGGTGGACGCGGACGGCTTCATGCGGCGCACGCGCTTCGCGTACACGGACGGCACCAACACCTACGCCACGCTGCCGACGCGGCTCGCGGCGGACCTGCTGGGCGCGAAGGACGTCCAGCTGTCGGGGCGCACGCTCACGATCGGCGAGCGCCACTTCCGCGTGGACTCCGACGGCAGCGCGGCCATCGACTATGGCGGCGCGCTGCACGAGCGCTTCCAGCTGGTGCGCTTGGTGGACGTGCTGGAGGACTGGGCGCGGCGCCAGCAGGGCCAGCCCTCGCGCCTGCCCGCGGACACCTTCACCGGCAAGGTGGTGGTGCTGGGCGGCACCGCGCTGGGCGTCAACGACATCAAGGCCACGCCCTTCTCCGCCGCCGAGCCAGGATTGGTGAAGCAGGCCGCCGTGGTGGATGCGCTCCTGGGTGGCGCGTTCATCACCCGCGCGGCGCCCTGGGTGGACCTCACCGTCACCTTCCTGGTGGCGCTGGTGTCCGCGGTGCTGCTGATGACCGCGCGCTGGACGCCGCTGGAGGTGCTGTGGCCCGTGGCCATCTTCTTCGGATTGCACCTGGTGACGGGGCTCTTCCTGCGCACCGCGCACACGCACGTGCTCACCGCGATGCCGTCCCTGGCTGGCGTGGGCGCCAGCGTGGGCGCGCTGGCCTTCAATCACTTGCTGGCCAACCGCGAGGCGGAGTTCATCCGGCAGACCTTCAGCCGCTTCATGGACGCGCGGCTGGTGGACCAGATGCTGAAGGGCCAGCAGCTCCCGCGCCTGGATGGCGAGAACAAGGAGATCACCGCCTTCTTCAGCGACATCCGCGGCTTCTCCACCTTCAGCGAGCGCTTCAAGGAGGACCCGCGCGCGCTGGCCCGCATCCTCAACACGTACCTGACGCGGGTGACGAACGCGCTCCTGCGCGAGGGCGCGTGCCTGGACAAGTACATCGGCGACGCGGTGGTGTGCCTCTTCGGCGCGCCCATGGCGCAAGCGGACCACGCGGTGCGCGCCTGCCGAGGAGCGCTGGCCGCGAAGGCGGAGGTGGATGCGCTCCGTGAAGAGTTCCGAGCCAAGGGCCTCCCGGACGTGTACACGCGCATCGGCGTCAACAGCGCGGTCAACTTCGTGGGCAACTTCGGCAGCGAGCAGCACTTCAGCTACACGGCCATCGGTGACGGGATGAACCTGGCGGCGCGCCTGGAGGGCGCGAACAAGGCCTATGGCTCGCTCATCATGATTGGCCCGCGCACCTACGAGCTGGCGCGCGAGCACATCGAGGTGCGGGAGCTGGACCGCGTGCGCGTCGCGGGCAAGACGGAAGCCGTCACGGTGTACGAGCTGCTGGCCCTCAAGGGCGGGCTGAGCGCGCGCACGCGGCACACGGTGGAGCGCTACCACGCGGCGCTCGCGCTCTATCGCGAGGCGCGCTTCGCGGACGCGGCCAGCGCGCTCGAGGCGTTGCGGCGCGAGGACCCGGACGACGGGCCCACGAAAGCGCTGCTGGAGCGCTGCCACGAGTACTTGGAAAACCCACCCGCGGTGTTCGACGGCGTGGCCAACCTGGAGAAGTGA
- a CDS encoding CHAT domain-containing protein, giving the protein MSDSERDLDMLDIHDQVHLFADDELSPEEAASFREHLVTCERCMDELDVILELKSAGEAIRAEEEARPLRVVPPPRDTESPAPPPAQVPREAKPTRAFRPAWSGRRRWVAAVALSGSLTAALTLALFRSPTSDGSEQVVGPEALALAPTRSLEARLSWSGASGYRPYGVKRSGDERPRELVPLQALAKLEAAGDLHGLGTGHLLRGEVEQAREDLKRAPSSPDVDSDRAVVALQRGDLEDALVLLEGVLAKEPRHAAAMWNRSLVLRELGLDLLAAEGFEQVAALNEPGWSQEARERAEAVRRQTKSRQDHWNLAWTANKTLVADGTPLPATLVREAPALARKYLYLAAWTAPTAERVRALLPEARELDAHYGGDVLARYIERTQKRDFARRGPLATSFAQVLTGAFDMTGADAFVRALRASGDSDILLGALALLGRLPAELDDYARAADAVGDPWFQVNAELQRAQAKLTAGEMASAEAMLLKALPACELRKLDARCGELESVLTYLYTSQHRLVEAREHALRGLERARASNDPEQETQFLQHLGQIARFRDAFALTRAYLRESALRQPDVCAAQVFLHETLAMLESSELRFDAARTELGAVPDCGAPRSALSPLVLADLSRVAPRPGDLEAVRALAASARTQPGLGKRPGLLLMVDHAIARAELEHDRVAGRRQLEDLIAAAEKLPREDTGAQKARAASYSLLILEAGRAGDFAGALDWFARESGGAAPTRCLLGVEIAEERMLVAARGAKGEAVGTLTTRSAPAFDVPSLVSAPVLDALRPCEHVSVFARYPLHGRAGLLPSDFAWSYQRGDARPPVAASGAPRRLVVSDVNAPAGLGLPRLSAWLPGTEPAAPRVDLTGAAATPERVLAEMPGADEIDIHAHGLVNLGISDASLIVLSAQADGRYALTAGEVRRQHLSRAPVVILASCRAAETAPYLHEPWSLPVAFLEAGARAVIASPSDIPDAEAGAFFEAVRRRVREGASPSVAVKRERMEVLGRNPGSWVQTVVVFE; this is encoded by the coding sequence ATGAGCGACTCCGAGCGTGACCTCGACATGCTGGACATCCACGACCAGGTGCACCTGTTCGCCGATGACGAGCTGTCGCCGGAGGAGGCCGCGTCCTTCCGTGAGCACCTGGTCACTTGCGAGCGCTGCATGGATGAGCTGGACGTCATCCTGGAGCTCAAGTCCGCGGGCGAGGCGATCCGCGCCGAGGAGGAGGCCCGTCCGCTGCGCGTCGTTCCGCCGCCGCGCGACACGGAATCCCCCGCGCCGCCTCCCGCCCAGGTTCCCCGCGAGGCGAAGCCCACCCGCGCCTTCCGTCCGGCGTGGAGCGGGCGCCGTCGCTGGGTGGCGGCGGTCGCGCTGAGCGGTTCGCTGACGGCCGCGCTGACGCTGGCGTTGTTCCGCTCGCCCACGTCGGATGGCTCGGAGCAGGTGGTGGGGCCGGAGGCGCTGGCCCTGGCGCCCACGCGCTCGCTGGAGGCTCGGCTGAGCTGGTCCGGGGCGAGCGGGTATCGGCCCTATGGCGTGAAGCGCTCGGGTGACGAGCGTCCTCGCGAGCTGGTGCCGCTCCAGGCGCTGGCGAAGCTGGAGGCCGCGGGGGACCTGCACGGGTTGGGCACGGGGCACCTGCTGCGCGGCGAAGTGGAGCAGGCGCGGGAGGACCTGAAGCGCGCGCCGTCCTCGCCGGACGTGGACAGCGACCGGGCCGTGGTGGCGTTGCAGCGCGGAGACTTGGAGGACGCGCTCGTGCTGCTGGAGGGCGTGCTCGCGAAGGAGCCTCGGCACGCGGCGGCGATGTGGAACCGCAGCCTCGTGTTGCGCGAGCTGGGGCTGGACCTGCTCGCGGCCGAGGGCTTCGAGCAGGTGGCCGCGCTGAACGAGCCCGGCTGGAGCCAGGAGGCGCGCGAGCGCGCCGAGGCGGTGCGGCGCCAGACGAAGTCCCGGCAGGACCACTGGAACCTGGCGTGGACGGCGAACAAGACGCTGGTGGCGGATGGAACGCCGCTGCCCGCGACCCTGGTGCGCGAGGCGCCGGCGCTCGCGCGCAAGTACTTGTACCTGGCGGCCTGGACCGCGCCCACCGCCGAGCGCGTGCGGGCGCTGCTCCCCGAGGCGCGGGAGCTGGACGCGCACTACGGCGGAGACGTGCTGGCCCGCTACATCGAGCGGACGCAGAAGCGGGACTTCGCGCGCCGAGGTCCACTGGCGACGTCGTTCGCCCAGGTGCTGACGGGCGCGTTCGACATGACGGGCGCGGATGCGTTCGTGCGGGCGCTGCGGGCCTCGGGCGACTCCGACATCCTGCTCGGCGCGCTCGCGCTGCTGGGCCGGCTGCCCGCGGAGCTGGATGACTACGCTCGGGCGGCGGACGCGGTGGGCGACCCGTGGTTCCAGGTCAACGCGGAGCTGCAGCGCGCGCAGGCGAAGCTGACGGCCGGCGAGATGGCCAGCGCGGAGGCGATGCTGCTGAAGGCCCTGCCCGCCTGTGAGCTGCGCAAGCTGGACGCGCGCTGCGGCGAGCTGGAGTCGGTGCTCACGTACCTGTACACGTCGCAGCACCGGCTGGTGGAGGCCCGCGAGCACGCGCTGCGCGGCCTGGAGCGAGCGCGCGCCTCGAACGACCCCGAGCAGGAGACGCAGTTCCTCCAGCACCTGGGGCAGATCGCCCGCTTCCGCGACGCGTTCGCGCTCACGCGCGCCTACCTTCGCGAGTCCGCGCTGCGCCAGCCGGACGTCTGCGCCGCCCAGGTCTTCCTGCACGAGACGCTCGCGATGCTGGAGTCCTCCGAGCTGCGCTTCGACGCCGCGCGGACCGAGCTGGGCGCGGTGCCGGACTGCGGCGCGCCGCGCTCGGCCTTGAGTCCGCTGGTCCTCGCGGACCTGTCGCGCGTCGCGCCCCGGCCGGGAGACCTGGAGGCCGTGCGCGCGCTCGCGGCGTCCGCGCGCACGCAGCCGGGGCTCGGCAAGCGGCCCGGGCTCTTGTTGATGGTGGACCACGCCATCGCGCGCGCCGAGCTGGAGCACGACCGCGTCGCGGGGCGGCGGCAGTTGGAGGACCTCATCGCGGCGGCGGAGAAGCTGCCGCGCGAGGACACCGGTGCGCAGAAGGCGCGCGCCGCCAGCTACTCCCTGCTCATCCTGGAGGCCGGTCGCGCGGGAGACTTCGCGGGGGCGCTGGACTGGTTCGCCCGCGAGTCCGGCGGCGCGGCGCCCACGCGGTGTCTGCTGGGCGTGGAGATCGCCGAGGAGCGCATGCTGGTGGCCGCGCGCGGCGCGAAGGGCGAGGCCGTGGGCACGCTCACCACCCGCAGCGCGCCCGCGTTCGATGTGCCCTCGCTCGTGTCCGCGCCGGTGCTGGACGCGCTGCGGCCCTGCGAGCACGTGTCTGTCTTTGCCCGCTATCCCTTGCATGGGCGGGCGGGGCTGCTGCCTTCCGACTTCGCGTGGAGCTACCAGCGCGGGGACGCTCGGCCCCCGGTGGCGGCCTCGGGCGCGCCCCGGCGGCTGGTGGTCAGCGACGTGAACGCGCCCGCGGGGCTGGGCCTGCCGCGGCTGTCCGCGTGGCTGCCGGGCACCGAGCCCGCCGCGCCGCGCGTGGACCTGACGGGCGCCGCCGCGACGCCGGAGCGCGTCCTGGCGGAGATGCCGGGCGCGGATGAAATCGACATCCACGCGCACGGGCTGGTGAACCTGGGCATCTCGGATGCGTCGCTCATCGTGCTGTCCGCGCAGGCGGATGGCCGCTACGCGCTGACCGCGGGCGAGGTGCGCCGCCAGCACTTGTCGCGCGCGCCGGTGGTCATCCTGGCGTCGTGCCGGGCCGCCGAGACCGCGCCGTATCTGCATGAGCCGTGGAGCTTGCCGGTCGCGTTCCTGGAGGCGGGCGCGCGCGCGGTCATCGCGTCGCCGTCGGACATCCCGGACGCCGAGGCGGGTGCGTTCTTCGAAGCCGTGCGCCGCCGCGTGCGCGAGGGAGCGTCTCCCTCGGTCGCCGTGAAGCGCGAGCGGATGGAAGTTCTCGGGAGGAACCCGGGAAGTTGGGTGCAGACCGTCGTTGTCTTCGAGTAG
- a CDS encoding tryptophan-rich sensory protein produces MDLTAWGTPAGLQRNATLNRESAAALGVMGALTAGAALLGSRATSPVPSRGGFGRSASRPWDAVSGAAGTLLSALLAVSAWRVWGSAAGPARSRALMGWGLQLGLYVGGRWGAGRPRRARTVVVERALLLGSAVAYTVFARQVDPRAPLLMAPVLGWVGFTSALGMNRARRLA; encoded by the coding sequence ATGGACCTGACCGCATGGGGCACGCCCGCGGGGCTTCAGCGCAATGCCACGCTCAACCGGGAGTCGGCGGCGGCGCTGGGGGTGATGGGGGCGCTGACCGCGGGGGCCGCGCTCCTGGGTTCTCGAGCGACGTCCCCTGTGCCCTCGCGAGGCGGATTCGGGCGGTCTGCATCACGGCCTTGGGATGCCGTGTCCGGGGCCGCGGGGACGCTGTTGTCCGCGCTGCTCGCCGTGTCGGCGTGGCGCGTGTGGGGCTCGGCGGCGGGGCCGGCGCGCTCGCGTGCCTTGATGGGGTGGGGACTCCAGCTCGGTCTCTACGTCGGTGGGCGCTGGGGCGCAGGGCGTCCGCGTCGCGCGCGCACGGTCGTGGTGGAGCGCGCGCTCCTGCTGGGCAGCGCGGTGGCCTACACGGTCTTCGCCCGTCAGGTGGACCCCCGGGCCCCCCTGTTGATGGCGCCCGTCCTGGGCTGGGTGGGCTTCACCAGCGCCCTCGGCATGAACCGCGCGCGCCGCCTCGCCTGA
- a CDS encoding DUF924 domain-containing protein: MTTPDDVLGFWFGQPPDPTRNPTCARPRALWFQQDTAFDQACQRFLDAHTQAAAGDLRDWADEPRSALALVLLLDQLPRNLFRGTARAFASDARAREVARRALARGLDTVLPPVWRWFMYLPFEHSEDVNDQRLSVSLFEQLALARGVDSTSAIEYARHHRDIIERFGRFPHRNAVLGRESTPDEVAFLQEPGSSF, encoded by the coding sequence ATGACGACTCCGGATGATGTCCTGGGCTTCTGGTTCGGCCAGCCCCCCGACCCCACGCGAAACCCCACCTGCGCGAGGCCCCGCGCCCTGTGGTTCCAACAGGACACGGCCTTTGACCAGGCGTGTCAGCGATTCCTCGACGCGCACACGCAGGCGGCGGCGGGGGACCTGCGGGATTGGGCCGACGAGCCACGCAGCGCCCTCGCGCTGGTGCTGCTGCTGGACCAGCTTCCGCGCAACCTCTTCCGCGGCACCGCGCGCGCCTTCGCCTCGGATGCGCGCGCCCGCGAGGTCGCCCGGCGCGCGCTGGCCCGAGGCCTGGACACCGTGCTGCCCCCGGTGTGGCGCTGGTTCATGTACCTGCCGTTCGAGCACAGCGAGGACGTGAACGACCAGCGGCTCTCGGTCTCCCTGTTCGAGCAGCTCGCCCTGGCGCGCGGCGTGGACAGCACCTCCGCAATTGAGTACGCGCGGCACCACCGCGACATCATCGAGCGCTTCGGCCGCTTCCCCCACCGCAACGCGGTGCTGGGCCGCGAGTCCACCCCGGACGAGGTGGCCTTCCTCCAGGAGCCAGGCTCGTCGTTCTGA